A section of the Rossellomorea marisflavi genome encodes:
- a CDS encoding M3 family oligoendopeptidase yields MKKFEEYTYARPELDEIKERFYEALNQLKKGESMSQQVEAIEKINRIRMEVDTMENLVYIRHSIDTNDSFYKAEQDYMDELSPEMHGLVTEFYHALLESPYRRELEEKWGNQLFSLAESEIRTFSPEIIPLLQKENKLSSEYTKLMASAKIPFEGEERTLAQMGPFSQSPNRETRKQAATATTSFFEENRSELDRIFDDLVKVRHEIAVTLGFDNFVELGYHRMTRTDYTPEMVEIFRRQVEEFIVPLCVELKDRQADRIGLQHLTFYDEGFKFSSGNADPKGDPQWIIANGKRMYEELSTETAEFISFMLDRNLLDLEAKKGKAGGGYCTYIAEYESPFIFSNFNGTSADIDVLTHEAGHAFQVYKSRGYDIPEYHWATYEASEIHSMSMEFFTWPWMEYFFKEDTEKYKFTHLSEALMFLPYGVAVDEFQHFVYENPDASPDERKQMWRSLERKYLPHRDYDGFGYLEDGGFWQRQSHIYNSPFYYIDYTLAQICAFQFFKKMNENRESAWASYLDLCKLGGSKSFLELLEAVQLDSPFVEGTVEKVIAPIRKWLNEVDDQSL; encoded by the coding sequence ATGAAAAAATTTGAAGAGTATACATACGCCAGACCGGAACTCGATGAGATAAAAGAACGATTCTATGAAGCCTTGAATCAACTGAAAAAAGGTGAAAGCATGTCCCAGCAGGTTGAAGCTATAGAGAAGATTAATAGGATCCGCATGGAAGTCGATACGATGGAGAACCTCGTGTATATCCGTCATTCCATCGATACGAACGATAGCTTTTATAAAGCGGAACAAGACTATATGGATGAACTGTCCCCTGAGATGCACGGTCTGGTTACAGAATTCTATCATGCACTGCTTGAGTCCCCGTATCGCAGAGAATTGGAGGAGAAATGGGGCAACCAACTTTTTTCACTGGCAGAAAGTGAAATCAGAACCTTCTCACCTGAGATCATCCCACTCCTCCAAAAGGAGAATAAGCTATCCTCAGAATATACAAAGCTGATGGCTTCGGCCAAGATTCCTTTTGAAGGGGAGGAGAGGACGCTTGCCCAGATGGGGCCATTCAGCCAATCTCCAAACCGGGAAACGAGGAAGCAGGCGGCAACAGCTACAACCTCTTTCTTTGAAGAGAACAGAAGTGAACTGGACCGGATTTTTGATGATCTGGTGAAGGTGCGACATGAAATCGCCGTGACCCTCGGTTTTGATAACTTCGTCGAACTAGGCTATCACCGGATGACAAGGACGGATTATACACCGGAAATGGTGGAGATCTTCAGACGTCAAGTAGAAGAATTCATCGTGCCCCTTTGTGTCGAGCTGAAGGATAGGCAGGCAGATCGTATCGGTCTTCAACATCTTACATTTTATGATGAAGGCTTTAAATTCTCTTCGGGCAATGCTGATCCAAAAGGGGATCCCCAATGGATCATCGCTAACGGGAAACGGATGTATGAGGAACTTTCCACGGAGACGGCTGAATTCATTTCGTTCATGCTCGACCGCAACCTATTGGACCTTGAAGCGAAAAAGGGAAAAGCAGGAGGTGGGTATTGCACCTACATCGCTGAATACGAGTCCCCTTTCATCTTTTCCAATTTCAACGGGACGTCTGCTGATATCGACGTTTTGACCCATGAGGCTGGGCATGCCTTCCAGGTATATAAAAGCAGGGGCTACGATATCCCTGAATACCACTGGGCTACCTATGAAGCGAGTGAGATTCACTCCATGAGCATGGAATTCTTCACATGGCCGTGGATGGAGTACTTCTTCAAAGAAGATACAGAGAAATATAAGTTCACCCATTTAAGTGAAGCGTTGATGTTCCTTCCTTATGGAGTGGCCGTGGATGAATTCCAGCATTTCGTCTATGAGAATCCGGATGCTTCTCCAGATGAGAGGAAGCAGATGTGGAGGAGCCTCGAACGGAAGTATTTGCCCCACCGTGATTATGACGGCTTCGGATACCTCGAGGATGGTGGCTTCTGGCAGAGGCAGTCGCATATTTACAACTCTCCGTTCTACTATATCGATTATACCCTCGCTCAGATCTGTGCCTTCCAATTCTTCAAAAAGATGAATGAAAATCGTGAGAGTGCGTGGGCATCTTATTTGGATCTCTGTAAGCTAGGTGGGAGCAAGTCCTTCCTGGAGCTGCTTGAGGCGGTCCAGCTCGACTCTCCTTTTGTGGAAGGCACTGTTGAGAAGGTGATCGCTCCGATCCGGAAATGGCTTAATGAAGTGGATGATCAATCGTTATAA
- a CDS encoding efflux RND transporter permease subunit, whose amino-acid sequence MNFFTRFSLRNAVAVFIISFLLILGGLYSFQKLKLDLLPNIEFPQLSVEIVYPGASPDDLDDKVTSDLEEKFKGVEGVKQVSSSTYETISVINLEFPFNTDMDEVERKVDSLISDSDLPDEVTTDISRTSFGALPIFNISLFAKDNADLQSLLEDDVIPELKKIEGVNSVSVGGLKEELLQITIDKDKAAENGLSLTDIKDQINEKDLSFPAGNLDGDNIQVPVRVQEKVDTIDQLKEIVLTSKVNPQAPPTSLGDIAKIEEVTDRPEITRYNMEDSFSMAITKKQDANTVEVADQVLDVMKDYQDDFSYAIGFDSADGIKKSVETLVKEGLLGAVFASLAVLLFLRNIRATIIAIISIPLSLLVSSIFLAQLDISLNIMTLGGMAVAVGRVVDDSIVVIENIFRRVRKSGEEINDKIIEDSTKEILKAITSSTLTTVVVFLPLGFVGGVTGEFFLPFALTIVFSLLTSLLVAITIVPILSKFSFKKVPPEEKEGRLQRWYARAIEWSLNHKTVIIALSLVTLLGSFALAGRLGFTFIPNEEQKQLVASVQLPSSTSLERTNDVSMKLEEFFDGEKEIKEVTAGIGSRDFQTGLKRKNQANYFLTLDEDTNVNAYLEDLQKNMEDIVYKDEPDAKLGVQEQQTGGPPSNNNVDIDLFSNNLDSLQSAAKEVEAYMKDQDQLKYVNNNFSEKQKQIIIDIDPEKAAKAGVSGFQVLGTVTDQTEPVSVGTLPLDGTDRKVQLSYEDQTSSKEELEDITLFTAKGPVPLTDIAKIDEVEGYTSIQKLEGKIYARVSAQISSDDIRTVSQETVDGVKKLDLPDDVSFEGGGGSDETVQTFQDLGLAMLIAIGLVYITMLITFGKARIPFIILSSLIFVPIGSLLGLSVANEPLSVSVMIGLLMLIGIVTTNAIVLVDRIGQNREQKGMTIRDSLIEGGKTRLRPILMTAFATITALLPLAFTTSSGTLISKGLAITVIGGLTSSTLLTLILLPVLYEVFFYKTVKKELKK is encoded by the coding sequence GTGAATTTTTTTACCCGTTTTAGCCTGAGGAATGCAGTAGCGGTCTTTATCATTTCATTCCTTCTCATTCTCGGGGGTTTGTATTCGTTCCAGAAACTTAAACTGGATCTGCTCCCGAATATCGAGTTTCCTCAGCTTTCAGTTGAAATCGTTTACCCTGGGGCTTCCCCCGACGATCTTGACGATAAAGTGACATCGGATCTCGAGGAGAAATTCAAAGGTGTTGAAGGAGTAAAACAAGTATCAAGCTCCACCTACGAAACGATTTCTGTCATCAACCTTGAATTCCCATTCAATACAGACATGGATGAAGTAGAAAGGAAAGTGGACTCCCTCATCTCTGACAGCGACCTTCCGGATGAAGTGACTACCGATATCAGCCGTACCTCATTCGGAGCGCTTCCGATCTTCAATATCTCACTATTTGCAAAGGACAACGCTGATTTACAGTCCCTGTTGGAAGATGACGTCATTCCTGAATTGAAGAAAATCGAGGGAGTCAATTCCGTTTCTGTCGGTGGACTGAAGGAAGAACTTCTTCAAATTACCATCGATAAAGATAAAGCAGCTGAAAATGGACTCAGCTTGACGGATATTAAAGACCAGATCAATGAAAAGGACCTTTCTTTCCCCGCTGGGAATCTCGATGGGGATAACATTCAGGTCCCTGTAAGGGTGCAAGAAAAGGTCGATACCATCGACCAGTTGAAAGAGATTGTCCTAACATCGAAGGTCAATCCACAGGCTCCACCAACATCTCTTGGTGATATTGCCAAAATTGAAGAGGTGACCGACCGTCCTGAAATCACCCGTTATAATATGGAAGATTCATTCTCCATGGCCATCACCAAAAAGCAGGACGCCAACACCGTGGAAGTAGCTGATCAGGTTCTTGACGTAATGAAAGATTACCAGGATGACTTCAGTTATGCCATCGGATTCGATTCGGCAGACGGAATCAAAAAATCCGTTGAGACCCTGGTGAAAGAAGGTCTTCTCGGCGCCGTATTCGCCTCTCTGGCCGTTCTTCTGTTCTTACGGAATATCCGTGCGACAATCATCGCCATCATCTCGATTCCCTTGTCGCTGCTCGTGTCTTCTATTTTCCTGGCTCAGCTCGATATCTCACTCAATATCATGACCCTCGGGGGCATGGCCGTGGCAGTGGGACGCGTAGTGGATGACAGTATCGTCGTCATTGAGAATATATTCAGGCGCGTCAGGAAATCAGGTGAAGAGATCAACGATAAAATCATTGAGGACTCGACAAAAGAAATCCTGAAAGCCATCACGTCGTCAACGTTGACAACAGTGGTCGTATTCCTTCCGCTTGGATTCGTCGGCGGAGTGACGGGAGAGTTCTTCCTTCCGTTCGCATTGACCATTGTATTCTCTCTGCTCACATCCCTGCTTGTTGCCATCACCATCGTTCCGATCTTGTCCAAATTCTCATTCAAGAAAGTTCCGCCAGAGGAAAAGGAAGGGAGACTACAACGATGGTATGCACGGGCAATTGAGTGGTCGCTGAACCATAAAACCGTCATTATCGCCCTATCCCTTGTCACCCTTCTCGGGTCTTTTGCACTTGCCGGTAGGCTGGGCTTCACCTTCATTCCAAATGAAGAGCAAAAGCAGCTCGTGGCAAGTGTCCAACTCCCTTCATCCACTTCACTTGAAAGGACCAATGACGTGTCCATGAAGCTGGAAGAATTCTTCGACGGGGAAAAAGAAATCAAAGAAGTGACGGCAGGTATAGGTAGCCGTGATTTCCAAACTGGATTGAAACGGAAAAACCAGGCCAATTACTTCCTTACCCTCGATGAAGATACGAATGTAAATGCTTATCTAGAAGACTTGCAAAAGAATATGGAAGACATTGTATACAAAGATGAACCAGATGCAAAACTCGGCGTCCAGGAGCAGCAGACTGGTGGGCCTCCAAGCAACAACAACGTGGACATCGACCTCTTCTCCAATAATCTTGATTCCCTTCAATCTGCTGCGAAGGAAGTAGAAGCGTACATGAAGGATCAAGATCAATTGAAATATGTGAACAATAACTTCTCTGAAAAACAAAAGCAGATCATCATCGATATCGATCCTGAGAAGGCCGCAAAAGCGGGCGTGTCCGGATTCCAAGTGCTCGGGACCGTGACGGACCAGACAGAACCCGTATCTGTCGGGACTTTGCCACTGGACGGGACGGATCGAAAAGTACAATTAAGCTATGAGGATCAAACATCCTCCAAAGAAGAACTTGAAGATATCACCCTATTCACTGCGAAGGGGCCTGTCCCACTTACAGATATCGCGAAAATTGATGAAGTCGAAGGCTACACGTCCATCCAGAAGCTAGAAGGAAAGATCTATGCGCGTGTCAGCGCACAGATCTCAAGTGATGATATCCGTACCGTGTCACAAGAAACAGTGGATGGTGTGAAGAAGCTCGATCTTCCTGATGATGTGTCATTCGAAGGTGGAGGCGGAAGCGACGAAACGGTACAGACGTTCCAGGATCTCGGTCTCGCCATGCTGATCGCCATCGGTCTCGTCTACATCACCATGCTAATCACATTCGGGAAAGCAAGGATTCCATTCATCATCCTGTCATCCCTGATCTTTGTGCCGATCGGATCTCTGCTCGGACTGTCGGTCGCCAATGAACCACTCAGCGTATCGGTCATGATCGGCCTGCTCATGCTGATCGGGATCGTGACCACCAACGCCATCGTCCTCGTTGACCGCATAGGGCAAAACAGGGAACAAAAAGGAATGACCATCAGGGATTCCCTGATCGAAGGGGGCAAAACGAGGCTCCGTCCGATCCTCATGACGGCCTTTGCGACGATTACGGCCCTTCTACCCCTGGCGTTCACAACATCATCGGGTACGCTCATCTCCAAGGGGCTCGCCATCACCGTAATCGGCGGATTGACGTCGTCAACCCTTTTGACGCTCATCCTTCTACCGGTCCTGTATGAAGTCTTCTTCTACAAAACAGTAAAGAAAGAATTGAAAAAATAA
- a CDS encoding YkvS family protein — protein MKKAEIGNVIEFRNGLKGVVEKVNENSVIVDLTYMKNYRDLELEEKTVVNHKNYTVVEA, from the coding sequence ATGAAAAAAGCGGAGATTGGGAATGTCATTGAATTTAGGAATGGGTTAAAAGGAGTCGTCGAGAAGGTGAACGAAAACTCAGTGATCGTAGATTTAACTTATATGAAGAACTACCGGGATCTTGAGTTAGAGGAAAAGACCGTTGTGAATCATAAAAATTATACCGTCGTGGAAGCATGA
- a CDS encoding SDR family NAD(P)-dependent oxidoreductase, with product MERIICITGGTNGIGRGLVKAFAEKGWIVEFMDIDESGLGFAEELNGQGHKTRFHKVDVGDHAAVAGAFSKIGADHGKVDVMINNAGVSKFKSFWELEPEEWDRILSVNLGSVFHCSREAAKLMKDGGGSIINLSSTRAFMSERDTEAYSATKGGIYSLSHSLAITLSEFGIRVNSISPGWIATEDYESLRDIDHAQHPAGRVGKPEDIARACLFLSDPENDFITGENLIIDGGMSRKMIYEH from the coding sequence ATGGAACGAATCATCTGCATCACAGGAGGGACAAATGGGATCGGCCGTGGTCTCGTGAAGGCATTCGCTGAAAAAGGCTGGATCGTGGAATTCATGGATATAGACGAAAGTGGTCTTGGGTTTGCCGAGGAACTGAACGGACAAGGTCATAAGACCCGCTTTCATAAAGTTGATGTAGGAGATCACGCTGCCGTTGCCGGTGCATTTTCAAAGATCGGTGCCGATCACGGAAAAGTGGACGTCATGATCAATAATGCGGGAGTCTCGAAATTCAAGTCGTTCTGGGAGCTCGAACCGGAGGAGTGGGACCGCATCCTCTCTGTTAATCTTGGAAGCGTCTTCCACTGCAGCAGGGAGGCGGCCAAACTGATGAAGGACGGAGGCGGTAGCATCATCAACCTGTCCTCGACTCGCGCTTTTATGTCAGAGAGGGATACAGAAGCTTACTCAGCCACGAAAGGAGGGATTTATAGTCTCTCCCATTCCTTGGCCATCACGCTTAGTGAGTTCGGAATCCGTGTCAACTCCATTAGTCCAGGGTGGATTGCGACAGAGGACTATGAGTCCCTGAGGGACATCGATCATGCCCAGCACCCTGCCGGGAGGGTCGGGAAGCCGGAGGATATCGCCAGAGCCTGCCTTTTCCTCTCAGACCCGGAAAATGACTTCATAACCGGAGAGAATCTCATCATCGATGGCGGGATGTCACGAAAGATGATCTACGAACATTGA
- a CDS encoding AAA family ATPase, which yields MSSLQELKKEMEKVLVGREKEIDLLMIALLQDGHVLLESVPGTGKTLMAKTFAQSISGSFKRIQFTPDVLPSDVTGIQFFNPKTQEFELRTGPVLTNVLLADEVNRATPRTQASLLEVMEEKQFTIDGETIELEPPFIVIATQNPIESQQGTFPLPAAQLDRFLLKIPFGYPDFEEERSILGRFKRPLAKDATTAVLDLATIRRLSKEVKETHVSADIETYILKITRATREHESIEVGASPRASLALLKASQGYAFINGRDYVTPHDVELTAPYVLEHRISLTLEASMTKTTGEVMRQVLERVMVPVEAR from the coding sequence ATGTCTTCATTACAAGAATTAAAAAAAGAAATGGAAAAAGTACTGGTAGGAAGGGAAAAAGAAATCGATCTCTTGATGATCGCCCTTCTTCAGGATGGACATGTGCTCCTGGAGAGTGTTCCGGGGACAGGGAAGACACTCATGGCAAAAACCTTTGCACAATCAATCAGTGGCTCTTTCAAACGGATTCAGTTCACGCCGGATGTACTGCCGAGTGATGTGACGGGAATCCAATTTTTCAACCCGAAAACTCAAGAATTTGAACTAAGGACCGGACCCGTCCTCACAAACGTCCTCCTTGCAGATGAGGTGAACCGTGCCACTCCAAGGACACAGGCAAGTCTGCTTGAGGTGATGGAAGAAAAGCAGTTCACCATCGATGGCGAAACCATTGAACTTGAACCGCCCTTCATTGTCATCGCCACTCAAAATCCGATTGAATCTCAGCAGGGAACATTCCCGCTTCCTGCCGCTCAGCTCGATCGATTCTTGTTGAAGATTCCTTTCGGATATCCAGATTTCGAAGAAGAGCGGAGCATCCTCGGACGATTCAAGCGTCCACTGGCGAAAGATGCCACAACGGCAGTCCTTGACCTGGCGACGATCCGCCGTTTGTCTAAAGAAGTAAAGGAGACCCATGTGTCCGCTGATATAGAAACCTACATACTCAAAATCACAAGGGCGACACGTGAGCATGAGTCGATCGAAGTGGGGGCGAGTCCAAGGGCCAGTCTTGCCTTATTGAAGGCCTCTCAAGGATATGCCTTCATCAACGGTCGTGACTATGTGACCCCTCATGATGTCGAGCTGACGGCGCCTTATGTACTTGAACACAGGATTTCCCTCACTTTGGAAGCTTCCATGACAAAGACGACCGGGGAAGTGATGCGGCAGGTTCTTGAGCGTGTCATGGTACCGGTAGAAGCGAGGTAG